A single Hippocampus zosterae strain Florida chromosome 1, ASM2543408v3, whole genome shotgun sequence DNA region contains:
- the dcps gene encoding m7GpppX diphosphatase, with protein sequence MADISTKRENNPDASIDFSPRTKKTKVDNEDGRGENREQAEKNVLSTFQTTTVLSDSAREKTIFVHGKFADQNAVVILEKTPIIEDTLSEIFTASTLKLDLKNDIYSTYRLQAPPHLNEMKVTVVCPATEKHVKKYQRQESVLVEETPDDYQSITLPFIQNQSFSVQWVYNILEKKAESERIVFEDPHPKLGFVLLPDFKWDQKQMENLYLIAITHQRNIKSLRDLTSEHLPLLQNIFQKGKEAILHHYSLPASKLRVYLHYQPSYYHLHVHFTKLGYDAPGSGVERAHLLTDVIQNLHSDPHYYKTRTLSFPLRADDGLFSQFQQIGKL encoded by the exons ATGGCGGATATTTCAACAAAACGTGAAAATAATCCCGATGCATCAATTGATTTTTCTCCAAGAACCAAGAAGACAAAAGTAGACAACGAAGATGGTCGAGGAGAGAATAGAGAGcaagctgaaaaaaatgttctttctaCTTTTCAAACCACAACCGTGTTGAGTGATTCTGCCAGGGAGAAAACAATCTTCGTCCACGGAAAG TTTGCTGACCAGAATGCTGTAGTCATTCTGGAGAAGACTCCCATCATAGAAGACACCCTGTCTGAAATATTCACTGCATCGACCTTAAAGCTCGATTTAAAGAATGACATCTACAGCACCTATCGGCTCCAAGCTCCACCTCACCTTAACG AGATGAAGGTGACTGTGGTGTGTCCAGCCACTGAGAAGCATGTGAAGAAATACCAGCGTCAGGAGAGTGTCCTGGTGGAGGAGACACCGGACGACTACCAATCCATCACTCTTCCCTTCATCCAAAATCAGAGTTTTAGTGTGCAG TGGGTATATAACATCCTGGAGAAGAAGGCTGAGTCTGAGCGGATAGTGTTTGAAGATCCACACCCTAAGCTTGGTTTTGTCCTCCTCCCAGATTTCAAATGGGACCAGAAACAG atGGAGAATTTGTACCTAATTGCCATCACACATCAGAGAAACATCAAAAGTCTGAGAGATCTGACATCAGAGCATTTACCACTccttcaaaacattttccagaAAGGAAAG GAGGCAATTCTGCACCACTACAGCCTCCCAGCCAGCAAGCTGAGAGTCTACTTGCACTACCAGCCGTCTTACTACCACCTTCATGTCCACTTCACCAAGCTTGGTTATGATGCGCCAGGTTCTGGTGTGGAGCGTGCACACCTCCTCACAGATGTCATCCAGAACCTTCACTCAGACCCACACTACTATAAAACCAGGACTCTGTCATTTCCCCTGCGGGCAGATGATGGATTGTTCAGCCAGTTTCAGCAAATTGGGAAGTTATAA